One Ricinus communis isolate WT05 ecotype wild-type chromosome 1, ASM1957865v1, whole genome shotgun sequence DNA window includes the following coding sequences:
- the LOC8284110 gene encoding protein PLASTID TRANSCRIPTIONALLY ACTIVE 16, chloroplastic produces MAPTLTSNSFRLATTPHSRQSLKIQRLGVFAKRAGPFSPFQLGKSKDDSESSEAGASGNSSPFSFNFGKVPDMKSLIPIVSKPASGVSFRRKDPSTVFVAGATGLAGIRIAQTLLREGFSVRAGVSELEAAQDLARFAAEYKIISKEESRRLNAVQSTFKDAESIAKAIGNASKVVVTIGPAENGPTSEVSSADALQVIQAAQLAGVGHVAIIYDSNIASGSTYNVLDGLTSFFNNLFSQYQPLSIPEFLQKVIETDVSYTFIKTSLTEDFSPESSYNLVVSAEGSTGSDYKVAKSQIASVVANVFSNTAVAENKVVEIFTDPSAPSKSVDELFSAIPEDGRRKVYAETIAKAKAEEEAKIAAEKAREAADAAKKLEEEVKKLSEQEAKAASLAEEAQEKAEAAGTSMENLFSKAKDISSGLTWDKLSSQFATAVQTTSGTQIATVRGQAKARSLPGQKAVVKRPTPRFPSLKQKEETKAKPKPKAKETESKAEVKKMFGGLFQQETIYVDDD; encoded by the exons ATGGCTCCAACTCTGACCTCCAATTCATTTCGGCTAGCCACTACTCCCCATTCGAGGCAGAGTCTCAAGATCCAAAGGCTTGGAGTCTTTGCTAAAAGAGCTGGACCCTTCTCCCCATTTCAGCTTGGCAAATCCAAAGATGATAGTGAATCATCAGAAGCTGGTGCTTCAGGCAATTCCAGTCCTTTTAGTTTCAACTTTGGCAAGGTCCCTGATATGAAGTCTCTGATACCTATTGTTAGTAAGCCAGCTTCAGGGGTGTCATTTCGGAGGAAGGATCCTAGCACAGTGTTTGTAGCTGGTGCTACTGGGCTGGCAGGTATTAGGATTGCACAAACATTGCTGCGTGAAGGCTTTAGTGTTAGAGCTGGAGTTTCTGAACTTGAAGCTGCTCAGGATTTGGCTCGTTTTGCTGCGGAATACAAG ATCATATCAAAGGAAGAATCGAGGCGCCTCAATGCTGTTCAATCTACTTTTAAAGATGCAGAGTCTATTGCCAAAGCAATTGGCAATGCAAGCAAAGTTGTGGTCACAATCGGCCCTGCAGAAAATGGACCTACCTCTGAGGTGTCCTCAGCTGATGCCTTGCAAGTAATACAGGCTGCTCAATTAGCAGGAGTTGGCCATGTTGCAATAATCTATGATTCAAATATTGCAAGCGGATCAACTTACAATGTGCTAGATGGCCTCACATCATTCTTTAACAACTTATTCTCACAATATCAGCCATTGAGCATACCTGAGTTTCTGCAAAAAGTAATTGAGACAGATGTTAGCTATACTTTCATCAAAACAAGTTTGACAGAAGATTTTTCGCCAGAGAGTTCTTATAATCTAGTGGTTTCAGCAGAAGGAAGCACCGGTTCAGACTACAAA GTAGCAAAGTCTCAGATAGCATCGGTAGTGGCTAATGTCTTCTCAAATACAGCTGTGGCAGAAAATAAG GTGGTGGAAATTTTTACTGATCCATCAGCACCCTCGAAGTCTGTGGACGAGCTTTTCAG TGCCATTCCTGAAGACggaagaagaaaagtttaTGCAGAAACAATTGCAAAGGCAAAAGCTGAGGAAGAAGCAAAGATAGCTGCAGAAAAAGCTCGTGAAGCAGCTGACGCAGCAAAGAAGCTTGAAGAAGAAGTGAAAAAGCTTTCAGAGCAAGAAGCTAAAGCAGCTAGTCTGGCCGAAGAAGCGCAAGAAAAGGCAGAGGCTGCAGGGACATCAATGGAGAACCTATTCAGTAAAGCCAAGGATATTAGTTCAGGATTGACTTGGGATAAACTTAGTTCCCAGTTTGCAACTGCAGTTCAAACGACAAGCGGTACGCAGATTGCTACGGTCAGAGGGCAAGCCAAAGCTCGTTCCCTGCCTGGACAGAAAGCTGTTGTCAAACGACCTACTCCAAGATTCCCTTCCTTGAAACAGAAAGAGGAGACAAAGGCAAAGCCGAAGCCAAAGGCCAAAGAGACAGAGTCAAAAGCTGAAGTGAAGAAGATGTTCGGTGGCCTGTTTCAGCAAGAAACTATATATGTGGATGATGATTGA
- the LOC112535067 gene encoding transcriptional regulator TAC1, translating into METDQSNQENSDQDQERGGSCQVRSYECTFCRRGFSNAQALGGHMNIHRKDKAKLKHSTSNEPRQHLQSVDMISNNIISHSFSPIPTAPSSHPVMEVKSGQDRSSPMINWAWILDKESDTCKKNKTHVGEIQQLCFFVDNPSSTKDQDHHHQQEEQQPGNLHGSTEKGLSPSHGLSSSELDLELRLGPEPHDSSPATGTKRFF; encoded by the coding sequence ATGGAGACTGATCAATCCAACCAAGAGAATTCAGACCAAGATCAAGAACGAGGTGGTAGTTGTCAAGTTAGATCATATGAGTGCACCTTCTGCAGGAGAGGATTCTCTAATGCACAAGCCCTAGGTGGCCATATGAATATTCACCGTAAAGACAAAGCCAAGCTCAAGCACTCCACCTCAAATGAACCCCGTCAACATCTACAATCTGTTGATATGATCTCAAACAATATAATTTCTCACTCTTTTTCTCCTATTCCTACAGCTCCATCATCACATCCAGTAATGGAGGTTAAGTCTGGTCAAGATAGATCAAGCCCAATGATCAACTGGGCTTGGATTCTTGATAAAGAAAGTGATACCTGTAAGAAGAATAAAACACATGTTGGAGAAATTCAGCAGCTGTGTTTCTTTGTAGATAATCCATCCAGTACTAAAGATCAagatcatcatcatcagcaaGAAGAACAACAGCCAGGAAACCTTCATGGCAGCACCGAAAAGGGTCTTTCGCCAAGCCATGGATTGTCAAGTTCAGAGCTAGACCTTGAACTTAGACTGGGGCCTGAGCCTCATGACTCATCGCCGGCAACGGGTACAAAAAGGTTCTTTTAA